One window of Kosakonia cowanii JCM 10956 = DSM 18146 genomic DNA carries:
- the prs gene encoding ribose-phosphate diphosphokinase, whose translation MPDMKLFAGNATPELAQRIANRLYTSLGDAAVGRFSDGEVSVQINENVRGGDIFIIQSTCAPTNDNLMELVVMVDALRRASAGRITAVIPYFGYARQDRRVRSARVPITAKVVADFLSSVGVDRVLTVDLHAEQIQGFFDVPVDNVFGSPILLEDMLQLNLDNPIVVSPDIGGVVRARAIAKLLNDTDMAIIDKRRPRANVSQVMHIIGDVANRDCVLVDDMIDTGGTLCKAAEALKERGAKRVFAYATHPIFSGNAVNNLRNSVIDEVVVCDTIPLSEEIKALPNVRTLTLSGMLAEAIRRISNEESISAMFEH comes from the coding sequence GTGCCTGATATGAAGCTTTTTGCTGGTAACGCCACCCCGGAACTAGCACAACGTATTGCCAACCGCCTGTACACTTCTCTCGGCGACGCCGCCGTAGGTCGCTTTAGCGACGGCGAAGTCAGCGTACAAATCAATGAAAACGTACGCGGTGGTGATATTTTCATCATCCAGTCCACTTGTGCTCCTACTAACGACAACCTGATGGAATTGGTTGTGATGGTCGATGCCCTGCGCCGTGCTTCCGCAGGCCGTATCACCGCCGTTATCCCCTACTTTGGTTACGCCCGTCAGGATCGCCGCGTCCGCTCCGCTCGCGTACCGATTACCGCAAAAGTCGTTGCCGATTTCCTCTCAAGCGTTGGCGTTGACCGCGTCCTCACCGTAGACCTGCATGCTGAACAGATTCAGGGCTTCTTTGATGTACCGGTTGATAACGTGTTCGGCAGCCCGATTCTGCTCGAAGATATGCTGCAGCTGAACCTCGACAACCCGATTGTGGTTTCACCGGATATCGGCGGCGTGGTTCGCGCACGCGCCATCGCCAAACTGCTGAACGATACCGACATGGCGATCATCGATAAGCGCCGCCCGCGCGCCAACGTCTCGCAGGTGATGCACATCATCGGTGACGTGGCGAACCGCGACTGCGTGCTGGTTGACGATATGATCGACACCGGCGGTACGCTGTGCAAAGCAGCAGAAGCCCTGAAAGAGCGCGGCGCCAAACGCGTCTTCGCTTACGCCACGCACCCGATTTTCTCCGGTAATGCGGTAAATAACCTGCGCAACTCTGTGATTGACGAAGTGGTGGTCTGCGACACCATTCCGCTGAGCGAAGAGATCAAAGCGCTGCCGAACGTACGTACGCTGACGCTCTCTGGCATGCTGGCCGAAGCTATCCGTCGTATCAGCAATGAAGAATCGATCTCTGCGATGTTCGAACATTAA
- the dauA gene encoding C4-dicarboxylic acid transporter DauA, whose product MPFRALIDACWKEKYTAARFTRDLIAGVTVGIIAIPLAMALAIGSGVAPQYGLYTAAVAGIVIALSGGSRYSVSGPTAAFVVILYPVSQQFGLGGLLVATLMSGVFLILFGLARFGRLIEYIPLSVTLGFTSGIGITIGTMQIKDFLGLQMAHVPEHYLQKVGALVMALPTINPGDAAIGVVTLGTLILWPRLRLRVPGHLPALLAGCAVMGVVNLLGGHVATIGSQFHYLLADGSQGNGIPQLLPQLVLPWDLPGSTFTLSWDSLRALLPAAFSMAMLGAIESLLCAVVLDGMTGTKHKANSELIGQGMGNIVAPFFGGITATAAIARSAANVRAGATSPISAVIHSLLVIMALLVLAPLLSWLPLSAMAALLLMVAWNMSEAHKVVDLLRRAPADDIVVMLICMSLTVLFDMVIAISVGIVLASLLFMRRIARMTRLAAVNVSVPDDVLVLRVIGPLFFAAAEGLFSDLETRIAGKRIVVLKWDAVPVLDAGGLDAFRRFVSRLPEGVELRVSNLEFQPLRTFARAGIQPIPGRLAFFPNRDAALADL is encoded by the coding sequence ATGCCTTTCCGCGCGCTGATTGATGCCTGCTGGAAAGAAAAATATACCGCTGCCCGCTTTACCCGCGATCTGATCGCCGGGGTCACGGTGGGCATTATTGCCATTCCGCTGGCGATGGCGCTGGCAATTGGCAGCGGCGTCGCGCCGCAATACGGTTTATACACCGCCGCCGTCGCGGGCATTGTGATTGCCCTGAGCGGCGGATCGCGCTACAGCGTCTCCGGCCCGACCGCGGCGTTTGTGGTGATCCTCTACCCGGTTTCGCAACAGTTCGGCCTCGGTGGCCTGCTGGTGGCGACGCTGATGTCCGGGGTATTCCTGATCCTTTTCGGTCTGGCGCGTTTTGGTCGCCTGATTGAGTACATCCCGCTCTCCGTGACCCTCGGGTTTACCTCCGGGATCGGCATTACCATCGGCACCATGCAGATCAAAGATTTTCTCGGTCTGCAAATGGCCCATGTGCCGGAGCACTACCTGCAAAAAGTGGGCGCGCTGGTAATGGCGCTGCCGACCATTAACCCAGGCGATGCCGCCATCGGCGTGGTGACGCTCGGCACGCTGATCCTCTGGCCGCGCCTGCGTTTGCGCGTGCCGGGGCATCTGCCGGCGCTGCTGGCCGGTTGTGCGGTGATGGGAGTGGTCAACCTGCTCGGCGGCCATGTCGCCACCATTGGTTCGCAGTTTCACTATCTGCTGGCTGACGGCAGCCAGGGCAACGGCATTCCGCAGTTGTTGCCGCAACTGGTGCTGCCGTGGGATCTGCCTGGCTCAACCTTTACCTTAAGCTGGGACTCCCTGCGCGCCCTGTTGCCCGCGGCGTTTTCTATGGCCATGCTTGGCGCGATTGAATCCCTGCTCTGCGCAGTAGTGCTCGACGGCATGACCGGCACCAAGCATAAAGCCAACAGTGAACTGATTGGTCAGGGAATGGGCAATATTGTCGCGCCCTTCTTTGGCGGTATTACGGCTACTGCGGCGATTGCCCGCTCGGCGGCAAACGTGCGCGCCGGTGCCACGTCGCCCATTTCGGCGGTGATCCACTCCCTGCTGGTGATTATGGCGCTGCTGGTGCTGGCTCCCCTGCTCTCCTGGCTGCCGCTCTCGGCGATGGCCGCGCTGCTGCTGATGGTGGCGTGGAATATGAGCGAAGCGCATAAGGTGGTCGATCTGCTGCGCCGCGCACCGGCCGATGACATTGTGGTGATGCTGATCTGTATGTCGCTGACGGTGCTGTTCGATATGGTGATTGCTATCAGCGTCGGCATTGTCCTCGCCTCGCTGCTGTTTATGCGCCGCATCGCGCGCATGACGCGTCTTGCGGCGGTGAATGTCAGCGTACCGGATGATGTGCTGGTGCTGAGAGTGATCGGCCCGCTCTTTTTCGCGGCGGCAGAGGGGCTGTTCAGCGATCTGGAGACGCGTATCGCCGGAAAACGCATCGTGGTGCTGAAGTGGGACGCGGTTCCGGTGCTCGACGCCGGTGGGCTTGATGCCTTCCGCCGTTTCGTCAGCCGCCTGCCGGAGGGCGTGGAGCTTCGCGTCAGCAACCTGGAGTTCCAGCCGCTGCGCACCTTTGCCCGCGCCGGTATTCAACCCATCCCCGGCAGGCTGGCCTTCTTCCCGAACCGCGACGCGGCGTTAGCCGATCTCTGA
- a CDS encoding MerR family transcriptional regulator translates to MLIQVGELARRAGISVRTLHHYEHIGLLLPSARSAAGYRLYNLADVKRLQMIQALAKSGMELAAIGDYLARETRPLAELLNDQISRLDRQVRDIVTLRDRLVDLRDGLARGAEPDLESWLQTLELMKMYDRWFTPQELNELPFAARDEARDRVWATLVGEAETLMANSVAPDDAQAMDLATRWMTRLEQDTANKPEFLTRLNEMHSAEPQMREQTGITPAMTEYITRSFAESKLAIWQRYLTPQEMAFTRAHYFDRMMEWPALVAKLHDASRRELDPHSDEAQALAANWLELFQSYAGRDPQTQQKFRTAMEQEPHLMKGTWMTPAVLQWLQRAIEVMMRARYGAPGSEIG, encoded by the coding sequence ATGTTAATTCAGGTAGGTGAGCTGGCGCGGCGCGCGGGCATTAGCGTTCGCACCCTTCATCATTATGAGCACATTGGCCTGCTGCTGCCTTCTGCCCGAAGCGCCGCCGGTTACCGGCTCTATAACCTCGCGGATGTGAAGCGCCTGCAGATGATCCAGGCGCTGGCAAAATCGGGGATGGAACTGGCGGCAATTGGTGACTACCTGGCGCGGGAAACGCGCCCGCTGGCTGAATTGTTAAATGACCAGATTTCCCGGCTCGACAGGCAGGTGCGCGATATCGTGACCCTGCGCGATCGCCTTGTCGATCTCCGGGATGGTCTTGCCCGCGGCGCGGAGCCCGACCTTGAGTCCTGGCTACAGACACTGGAGTTGATGAAAATGTACGATCGTTGGTTTACGCCGCAAGAGTTAAACGAGTTACCCTTTGCCGCCCGGGATGAAGCGCGTGACCGCGTCTGGGCGACGCTGGTGGGTGAAGCAGAAACGCTGATGGCAAACAGCGTGGCGCCGGATGATGCGCAGGCGATGGATCTGGCGACCCGCTGGATGACGCGCCTTGAGCAGGATACCGCCAATAAGCCGGAGTTTTTAACGCGGCTTAATGAGATGCACAGCGCCGAACCACAGATGCGCGAGCAGACTGGCATTACGCCTGCAATGACCGAGTACATCACCCGCAGTTTTGCCGAGAGCAAGCTGGCTATCTGGCAGCGCTACTTAACGCCGCAGGAGATGGCCTTCACCCGCGCACACTACTTCGACCGCATGATGGAGTGGCCTGCGCTGGTGGCAAAACTGCACGATGCCAGCCGCCGCGAGCTTGATCCACACAGCGATGAGGCGCAGGCGCTGGCGGCAAACTGGCTGGAGCTTTTTCAGTCCTATGCCGGGCGCGATCCGCAGACGCAGCAGAAGTTTCGCACGGCGATGGAGCAGGAGCCGCACCTGATGAAGGGGACATGGATGACGCCCGCGGTGCTGCAGTGGCTCCAGCGGGCAATTGAAGTGATGATGCGCGCCCGTTACGGCGCGCCGGGATCAGAGATCGGCTAA
- the ychH gene encoding stress-induced protein YchH encodes MKRRNASLLGNALMGLGLIVMVVGVGYSVLNQLPQINLPQFFAHGAVLSIFLGAVLWLAGARVSGHEEVCDKYWWVRHYDKRCRRDRQNHG; translated from the coding sequence ATGAAACGTAGAAACGCGTCGTTACTCGGCAATGCGCTCATGGGGTTGGGGTTAATCGTGATGGTTGTCGGCGTCGGTTATTCGGTTCTCAACCAGCTTCCGCAGATTAACCTGCCACAGTTTTTCGCCCATGGTGCGGTGCTCAGCATCTTCCTTGGCGCGGTGCTTTGGCTGGCAGGCGCGCGCGTCAGCGGTCATGAAGAGGTGTGCGACAAATACTGGTGGGTGCGTCACTATGACAAACGCTGCCGTCGCGACCGGCAAAACCACGGCTAA
- the pth gene encoding aminoacyl-tRNA hydrolase codes for MTIKLIVGLANPGAEYAATRHNAGAWYVDLLAERARAPLRDEPKFFGFTSRIQLAGEDVRLLVPTTFMNLSGKAVAAMATFYRINPDEILVAHDELDLPPGVAKFKLGGGHGGHNGLKDIISKLGNNPNFHRLRIGIGHPGDKNKVVGFVLGKPPVSEQTLIDDAVDEAARCTEVWLKEGLTKATNRLHAFKAQ; via the coding sequence GTGACGATTAAACTGATTGTCGGGCTGGCAAACCCCGGCGCGGAGTATGCCGCGACACGCCATAACGCTGGCGCATGGTATGTGGATTTACTAGCGGAGCGCGCCCGCGCGCCGTTACGCGACGAGCCGAAGTTCTTTGGTTTCACCTCGCGCATTCAGCTGGCGGGCGAAGATGTGCGCCTGCTGGTGCCCACGACATTTATGAACCTGAGCGGTAAAGCCGTGGCGGCGATGGCGACCTTTTACCGTATCAATCCCGACGAGATCCTCGTGGCGCACGATGAACTCGATTTGCCGCCAGGGGTGGCAAAATTTAAGCTTGGCGGCGGTCACGGCGGCCATAACGGCCTGAAAGATATCATCAGCAAACTGGGCAATAACCCCAATTTTCACCGCTTACGCATCGGAATTGGCCATCCGGGCGATAAAAACAAAGTTGTCGGTTTTGTGCTGGGTAAACCGCCGGTGTCAGAACAGACGCTAATCGACGATGCGGTAGACGAAGCGGCGCGTTGTACCGAAGTGTGGCTGAAAGAGGGGCTGACCAAAGCCACTAATCGCCTGCACGCTTTTAAAGCGCAGTAA
- the ychF gene encoding redox-regulated ATPase YchF, whose protein sequence is MGFKCGIVGLPNVGKSTLFNALTKAGIEAANFPFCTIEPNTGVVPMPDPRLDKLAEIVKPQRVLPTTMEFVDIAGLVKGASKGEGLGNQFLTNIRETEAIGHVVRCFENDNIIHVNNKVDPADDIDVINTELALADLDTCERAIHRVQKKAKGGDKDAKAELSALEKCLPQLENAGMLRSLDLSAEEKAAIRYLSFLTLKPTMYIANVNEDGFENNPYLDTVRDIAAKEGSVVVAVCAAVESDIAELDDADRDEFMAELGLEEPGLNRVIRAGYELLNLQTYFTAGVKEVRAWTIPVGATAPQAAGKIHTDFEKGFIRAQTIAYEDFIAYKGEQGAKEAGKMRSEGKEYIVKDGDVMNFLFNV, encoded by the coding sequence ATGGGATTCAAATGCGGTATCGTTGGTCTGCCTAACGTAGGTAAATCCACCCTGTTCAACGCGCTCACCAAAGCGGGTATCGAAGCGGCGAACTTCCCCTTCTGTACCATAGAGCCGAACACCGGTGTCGTACCGATGCCCGATCCGCGTCTCGATAAGCTGGCGGAAATTGTTAAACCGCAGCGCGTCCTGCCGACCACCATGGAGTTCGTTGATATCGCCGGTCTGGTAAAAGGCGCGTCCAAAGGTGAAGGCCTGGGCAACCAGTTCCTGACCAACATCCGTGAAACCGAAGCCATCGGCCACGTGGTGCGCTGCTTCGAGAATGACAACATCATTCACGTTAACAACAAGGTCGATCCGGCTGACGATATTGACGTTATCAATACCGAGCTGGCGCTGGCGGACCTGGATACCTGCGAACGCGCAATCCACCGCGTGCAGAAGAAAGCCAAAGGCGGCGATAAAGATGCGAAAGCTGAGCTGTCTGCACTGGAAAAATGCCTGCCGCAGCTGGAAAACGCCGGTATGCTGCGCTCGCTGGATCTCTCTGCTGAAGAGAAAGCGGCTATTCGCTACCTGAGCTTCCTGACCCTGAAACCGACCATGTACATTGCCAACGTCAATGAAGATGGCTTCGAGAACAACCCGTACCTCGACACCGTGCGCGACATCGCCGCGAAAGAGGGTTCCGTGGTGGTTGCCGTTTGCGCCGCCGTTGAGTCCGACATCGCCGAGCTGGACGATGCCGACCGCGACGAGTTTATGGCTGAGCTGGGTCTGGAAGAGCCGGGCCTGAACCGCGTCATCCGTGCCGGTTATGAACTGCTGAACCTGCAAACCTACTTCACCGCTGGCGTGAAAGAGGTACGCGCATGGACCATTCCTGTCGGCGCAACCGCTCCGCAGGCGGCCGGTAAAATCCACACCGACTTCGAGAAAGGCTTTATCCGCGCCCAGACCATCGCCTATGAAGATTTCATCGCTTATAAAGGCGAGCAAGGCGCGAAGGAAGCCGGCAAGATGCGTTCAGAAGGGAAAGAGTACATCGTAAAAGATGGCGATGTGATGAACTTCCTGTTTAACGTCTAA
- a CDS encoding SMI1/KNR4 family protein yields MDKIDNLLDLIKKDKRCEVTPPKGDLPSLPNNKLKYPEDVIYFHQKCNGVKLFCNDNSLITFTILPNDEVLNSNMKIVGELCEYDISSTWYLIAKTDNNDYLSIDLSLERNGRCYDSNYEVHGVVGSSTVIALSFSELLSELYNTGGKDIYWKKKNYGDAYD; encoded by the coding sequence ATGGATAAAATAGATAACTTACTTGATTTGATTAAGAAAGATAAAAGGTGTGAAGTGACTCCTCCCAAAGGGGATCTGCCATCACTCCCTAATAATAAATTAAAATACCCTGAAGATGTAATTTACTTTCATCAAAAATGTAATGGAGTTAAACTTTTTTGCAACGATAACTCTCTGATCACATTTACCATTCTGCCTAATGATGAAGTTTTGAATTCAAACATGAAGATTGTAGGTGAATTATGTGAATATGATATATCTTCCACATGGTATCTGATAGCAAAAACGGATAACAATGATTATTTATCTATAGATTTATCTCTTGAGAGAAATGGCCGTTGTTATGATAGTAATTACGAGGTTCATGGGGTAGTCGGAAGCAGTACAGTTATAGCACTTAGTTTCTCTGAGTTATTGTCGGAGTTGTATAACACAGGTGGTAAAGATATTTACTGGAAAAAGAAAAACTATGGAGATGCGTATGATTAA
- a CDS encoding SMI1/KNR4 family protein, which translates to MIDIYKELDDLISASGEEARGSGPAPEDVIELYEKELKVKFPPTYKFFLEKYGTLSFNGESFYGISKLGLAAQSAPDVRYTTLKTRELGDIDNNMILIKSSGYGPLFSIDVSVQSGGEAAVVETDLSFKRDGSKKIVAKTFADFLVCEIKKSLEDL; encoded by the coding sequence GTGATTGATATTTATAAAGAACTTGATGATTTAATTAGTGCAAGTGGTGAGGAAGCGCGAGGAAGTGGTCCCGCCCCTGAGGATGTAATTGAGCTTTATGAGAAAGAGCTTAAGGTTAAATTCCCTCCCACATATAAGTTTTTTTTAGAGAAATATGGGACGCTTTCATTTAATGGAGAGTCATTTTATGGCATCTCAAAGTTAGGCTTGGCCGCACAATCTGCACCTGATGTCAGGTATACAACCCTTAAGACCAGGGAACTTGGCGATATTGATAACAATATGATTTTGATAAAATCCTCTGGTTATGGCCCACTATTTTCTATTGACGTATCTGTTCAAAGTGGTGGCGAGGCAGCAGTAGTGGAAACAGACTTATCATTCAAGAGAGATGGCAGTAAAAAAATCGTGGCTAAGACTTTTGCAGATTTTTTGGTTTGTGAAATTAAAAAGTCTTTGGAAGATTTATAA
- a CDS encoding response regulator translates to MSERIRLMIADDHAIMREGLKQIFALDDTIEVVCEAPDSGQVLERLRQHDVDLLLLDISMPGMSGEDLITRLIPLYPQLRILVLSMFNEPQIARRVLNNGALGYITKDKSPEILLKAIRTVAQGSRYIDHDLAQEIIFSDYQSNNRAPHESLTMRERQIMIMLAHGESINAIADALSISNKTVSTYKSRMMKRMKFTNNAHIVKYSLRHNLVQ, encoded by the coding sequence ATGAGTGAACGCATACGTCTGATGATTGCCGACGATCATGCCATCATGCGCGAGGGCCTGAAGCAAATTTTTGCACTCGATGACACTATCGAGGTGGTGTGTGAAGCGCCGGATAGCGGCCAGGTGCTGGAGCGTTTGCGCCAGCACGACGTCGATCTGCTGCTGCTGGATATTTCAATGCCGGGCATGAGCGGGGAAGATCTTATTACCCGCCTGATACCGCTCTACCCCCAACTGCGCATTCTGGTATTGAGTATGTTTAACGAACCGCAAATTGCCCGGCGGGTGTTAAATAATGGCGCGCTGGGCTATATCACTAAAGACAAGTCGCCGGAGATTTTACTCAAAGCGATCCGTACCGTGGCGCAGGGATCACGCTATATCGATCACGATCTGGCGCAGGAAATTATCTTTTCCGACTACCAGAGTAATAATCGTGCGCCGCATGAGAGCCTGACAATGCGCGAACGGCAAATAATGATCATGCTGGCCCACGGCGAGTCGATTAATGCGATAGCCGATGCGCTCTCCATCAGTAATAAAACCGTCAGCACCTATAAATCACGCATGATGAAGCGGATGAAATTCACCAATAACGCCCATATCGTCAAATATTCCCTGCGGCATAACCTGGTGCAATAA
- a CDS encoding PAS domain S-box protein, protein MMLLQGVTGQVDNHEVNISGLSNIALDKIHDAIYLIDSQLRIKYVNEKACQLTGYSREAFSQLSFDIIDKELRDSDVFALWWKLSTRPEGITFTSQHTGRNNVFPVEASCSGYNQEGELHILCIVRDMHEIRRQKEQQLLREKQLHRVVENSPDLILRFDLQTRCVYANLAVRNWFNLSENDISRVPLTESVPRGGVGLSLFKLVSRTMVDENSAEDELVVKRNGEKRILHVRCVPEYDLRGEIMSVLAVGRDITAIRKTEEELRQLTHNLERAREAEKKQLARDIHDELGQHLTALRTGLSLLAMRKDQSADEQQAEIGQLMGRLDSTIQVVRDVSTRLRPNVLNLGLIPALEWLRDQFIKNNCIRCILLAPDEHTVVLDDAKLTAAFRVVQESLTNIARHASASNVYIFVKLQPDALLIEVVDNGKGFHLQRVKKGTCGLHGIEERGRMLNGEATINSTPGKGTRVKLKFPLSVSVKSAPSCSKTRRIDR, encoded by the coding sequence ATGATGCTTTTACAGGGTGTAACTGGGCAGGTTGATAATCATGAGGTTAATATCAGCGGCTTATCCAACATTGCCTTAGACAAAATCCATGATGCCATTTATTTGATAGACAGCCAGCTGCGTATCAAATATGTCAACGAAAAAGCCTGCCAGTTGACGGGATATTCCCGCGAGGCATTTTCGCAACTCAGCTTTGATATTATTGATAAAGAACTGCGCGACAGTGATGTGTTTGCCCTGTGGTGGAAACTCAGTACCCGTCCTGAAGGGATAACATTTACGTCGCAGCATACCGGGCGTAATAATGTTTTTCCCGTCGAGGCGAGCTGTAGCGGATATAACCAGGAGGGTGAGCTACATATATTATGTATTGTTCGCGATATGCATGAAATTCGCCGGCAAAAAGAGCAGCAGCTGCTGCGGGAAAAACAGCTGCACCGGGTGGTGGAAAATTCTCCCGACCTCATTTTACGGTTTGATTTGCAGACCCGCTGTGTTTACGCCAACCTGGCGGTTCGTAACTGGTTTAACCTGAGCGAAAACGATATCAGCCGCGTGCCGCTGACCGAAAGCGTGCCGCGCGGAGGCGTCGGGCTGAGCCTGTTTAAGCTGGTTTCGCGCACCATGGTGGATGAAAACAGTGCCGAAGATGAACTGGTGGTAAAGCGTAACGGCGAGAAACGCATCCTCCATGTGCGCTGCGTCCCGGAATATGATCTGCGCGGCGAGATAATGAGCGTGCTGGCGGTGGGGCGAGATATTACCGCTATCCGTAAGACCGAAGAGGAGTTGCGGCAGCTGACGCATAATCTGGAGCGGGCGCGGGAAGCGGAAAAAAAACAGCTGGCGCGTGATATTCATGACGAGTTGGGCCAGCATTTAACCGCGTTGCGTACCGGGTTGTCGCTGCTGGCGATGCGTAAAGATCAGTCTGCCGACGAGCAGCAGGCGGAGATCGGGCAGTTGATGGGGCGTCTGGACAGCACCATTCAGGTGGTACGGGATGTCTCAACCCGTTTGCGGCCCAACGTGCTCAATCTCGGGTTGATTCCGGCACTGGAGTGGTTGCGCGATCAGTTTATAAAAAACAACTGTATCCGCTGCATTTTGCTGGCGCCCGACGAGCATACCGTGGTGCTGGATGATGCGAAGCTGACGGCGGCATTTCGCGTGGTTCAGGAGTCCCTTACCAATATCGCCCGCCATGCCAGCGCCAGCAATGTCTATATCTTTGTCAAACTCCAGCCGGACGCGCTGCTTATCGAAGTGGTCGATAACGGCAAAGGCTTTCATCTGCAACGTGTGAAGAAAGGAACCTGCGGGCTGCACGGGATCGAGGAGCGTGGACGCATGCTAAACGGCGAGGCGACCATCAATAGCACACCCGGTAAAGGAACACGGGTTAAACTGAAGTTCCCCCTCTCTGTGAGCGTTAAATCAGCACCATCCTGTTCGAAAACCAGGAGGATAGATCGATGA
- a CDS encoding RNA polymerase sigma factor, translated as MINSTLVSTVVESPFAMNVNWDEIFVTHNKKLLNFIRKRIASQEDADDILQMTCLEVLCNRHKFRGASRPETWVFGIAVNLIRNYYKSKQSHYLFDRLDDEITADLLLDDDPSDLTENRQLLSHTLASIEILSKDVKVMLSILVEEEGSYQDIAQQLAIPVGTVRSRLSRARETLKGRIYA; from the coding sequence ATGATTAATTCAACGCTCGTGTCCACTGTCGTAGAGTCACCGTTCGCGATGAACGTGAACTGGGATGAGATCTTCGTTACGCATAATAAGAAGCTCTTAAACTTCATTCGTAAACGTATCGCCAGCCAGGAGGATGCTGATGACATCTTGCAAATGACCTGTCTGGAAGTGTTGTGTAACCGGCATAAGTTTCGTGGCGCGTCCCGCCCGGAGACCTGGGTGTTTGGTATTGCCGTTAACTTGATCCGCAACTACTACAAATCGAAACAGAGCCACTATCTGTTCGACAGGCTGGATGATGAGATTACCGCCGATCTGCTGCTGGATGACGATCCCAGCGATTTAACGGAAAACAGGCAACTCCTTAGCCATACGCTGGCATCCATCGAAATATTATCGAAAGACGTTAAGGTTATGCTCTCAATACTCGTGGAGGAGGAGGGCAGCTATCAGGATATTGCGCAGCAGTTAGCTATACCGGTCGGGACCGTGCGCTCGCGGCTTTCACGGGCGCGGGAGACGCTAAAAGGGAGAATTTACGCCTGA
- the sctW gene encoding type III secretion system gatekeeper subunit SctW, with the protein MFKIQHAIPALAHSLKALHKNTPQAAGKTNVPDNVRVRAEALNDAMEEIGAAFSEKMERKQKAQERRNALRNQLRSKHGIGKVAELNELFSLLDGGDEQQALEQMEWLRNALRQNPPPESDTLLEKTGGDPARTALLLRMLGNQAHDEGDGELATLAGAQLDKLEQTHGQTIRAGNNTAPAIAGYTSDPQRKQSLRNLYYDGIVHQQSAIMMLDMVLEAIGSRNLIPTLRTLQRALADDMAALAPSISALTLGRIHHGLRDAARISQTLSDSTTFLQRMRSKLSNVDMNSLTLARRMLQISHNGAYQSDFTGLAQEIVGESKHHEPLFYSSLFPLLRGVPRSLWPDLEKRSNALKLLRGMITNVTKAEQQQQRRNRNAAS; encoded by the coding sequence ATGTTCAAGATACAACATGCGATACCGGCGCTGGCGCACTCGCTAAAAGCCCTGCATAAAAACACGCCACAAGCGGCAGGCAAAACCAACGTGCCGGATAATGTCCGCGTGCGGGCAGAGGCTTTAAATGACGCGATGGAAGAGATTGGCGCGGCGTTCAGTGAAAAGATGGAGCGCAAGCAAAAGGCGCAGGAGCGCCGTAATGCGTTACGCAACCAGCTACGCAGCAAGCATGGGATCGGCAAAGTCGCTGAGCTGAACGAGCTGTTTTCCCTGCTCGACGGCGGCGATGAACAACAAGCCCTTGAGCAGATGGAGTGGCTGCGTAACGCCCTGCGCCAGAACCCGCCGCCGGAGAGCGACACGCTGCTGGAAAAGACCGGCGGCGATCCGGCACGCACCGCCCTGCTGCTGCGTATGCTTGGCAACCAGGCACACGATGAAGGCGACGGGGAACTGGCCACGCTGGCCGGAGCGCAGCTGGATAAGCTAGAGCAGACCCACGGCCAGACCATCCGCGCAGGTAACAACACGGCCCCCGCCATCGCCGGGTATACCAGCGACCCGCAGCGTAAACAGTCCCTGCGCAACCTCTATTACGACGGCATCGTCCACCAGCAATCCGCCATCATGATGCTGGATATGGTGCTGGAGGCGATCGGCTCACGCAATCTGATACCGACGCTGCGTACCTTGCAGCGCGCGCTGGCGGATGATATGGCCGCGCTTGCCCCTTCGATTAGCGCTCTTACCCTCGGGCGTATTCACCACGGGCTGCGCGATGCCGCCCGGATAAGCCAGACGCTGAGCGACAGCACTACATTTTTGCAGCGTATGCGCAGCAAACTGTCCAATGTTGACATGAACAGCCTGACGCTGGCGCGCCGGATGTTACAGATCAGCCACAACGGCGCCTACCAGAGTGATTTCACCGGCCTTGCGCAGGAGATTGTCGGCGAGAGCAAACACCATGAGCCGCTGTTTTACAGCTCGCTTTTTCCGCTGCTGCGCGGCGTGCCTCGCTCGCTGTGGCCGGACCTGGAAAAACGAAGTAACGCGTTGAAATTGCTGCGCGGCATGATTACGAACGTCACCAAAGCGGAGCAGCAACAGCAGCGCCGCAACCGGAACGCCGCGTCGTGA